A window from Culex pipiens pallens isolate TS chromosome 3, TS_CPP_V2, whole genome shotgun sequence encodes these proteins:
- the LOC120412401 gene encoding uncharacterized protein LOC120412401, translated as MVFNCTLCGMGPRATIVLVGLLSLLFSAGYVLFTTAGVLAHNCVLPMNNSIEEYAIYVYYLRNAECGKINLTNLGIANVPADFQIDVPDVSDAGHRTYILCIVGLVIYGLWFITSLFLLTSACISCLGRCGIAFGIYPYVVVLFLVLAFDVVGLVYYMIDFVESFELDFVLNLLEIGNQDVVRPFFKDIDDIFLIVPPLIFWITASKGVIIWFIFFLLAFVMLGVGSRLWEENKPAPPYSSVSPRTATAATAPVEMVEDTRTVAAVRYTDPARQPNDQLVYSEPPPPVTNTTMVVNNNNNVVRRTVEPLKVGYDQQEPPVYRSNEAPGPLRNTVLNPYTDKRFSYLPGNPQPFSYLAGPPQMSPRNSTKVPEEHGQLPRSYFPAARDWEEPKRITSTLTESKDFGGQEFRTPTSKPGSEDRSSDEGKWSGPEYRY; from the exons CTCTTTTCCGCGGGCTACGTACTTTTCACGACAGCCGGTGTTCTAGCGCACAACTGTGTCCTACCCATGAACAATTCCATAGAGGAGTACGCAATTTACGTGTATTATTTGCGAA ACGCCGAATGCGGCAAGATTAATCTGACCAACCTGGGCATCGCGAACGTGCCCGCCGACTTTCAAATCGACGTGCCGGATGTGAGCGATGCCGGACATCGGACCTACATCCTGTGCATCGTCGGGCTGGTGATATACGGGCTGTGGTTCATCACCAGCTTGTTCCTGCTGA CCTCGGCATGCATTTCCTGTTTGGGAAGATGCGGCATAGCTTTCGGGATCTACCCGTATGTCGTAGTCTTGTTCCTAGTGTTGGCTTTTGACGTCGTTGGACTTGTGTATTACATGATAGACTTTGTAGAAAGTTTT gAACTCGATTTCGTGCTGAATCTGCTGGAAATCGGAAATCAAGACGTAGTAAGGCCCTTCTTCAAAGACATTGATGACATCTTCTTGATTGTTCCACCACTGATCTTCTGGATCACCGCCTCCAAGGGCGTCATCATTTGGTTCATTTTCTTCCTGTTGGCGTTTGTCATGCTCGGCGTCGGCAGTCGCCTCTGGGAGGAAAACAAACCGGCGCCACCGTACAGTTCGGTGTCCCCACGGACGGCAACTGCGGCTACGGCTCCAGTCGAAATGGTCGAGGACACTCGGACGGTGGCAGCGGTTCGTTACACCGACCCCGCCAGGCAACCTAACGATCAGTTAGTGTACAGCGAACCTCCACCGCCGGTGACAAACACCACGATGGTAgtcaacaataacaacaacgtAGTCCGACGAACCGTTGAACCGCTTAAGGTTGGCTACGACCAACAGGAGCCGCCGGTATACCGGTCGAACGAAGCACCAGGTCCGCTGCGCAATACCGTGCTCAACCCGTACACGGACAAACGGTTCTCGTACCTGCCCGGTAATCCGCAGCCGTTTTCGTATCTGGCTGGACCTCCCCAGATGAGCCCGCGGAACTCGACCAAAGTGCCGGAAGAGCACGGTCAACTGCCGAGGTCGTACTTCCCGGCGGCACGTGATTGGGAAGAACCCAAGCGGATAACATCGACGCTTACCGAGAGTAAGGACTTTGGCGGGCAGGAGTTCAGGACGCCAACGAGCAAACCGGGCTCCGAAGATCGGTCCAGTGATGAAGGAA aATGGAGTGGACCCGAGTACCGATATTGA